A window from Thermoanaerobaculales bacterium encodes these proteins:
- a CDS encoding multicopper oxidase domain-containing protein, whose amino-acid sequence MESRRLYRNLMLAVAAVVLTVVPASAQVHIQCPCDRNGDGDCLDIVSTGPPSGRYNEPNLAASLGVVCKHLTGGDGFAVMADGEPKYMFGFADVTGVPAANVMQDGLLAAEWPAPTIAVDQGKKFYLTLSNVGMVIRPDLFDPHSVHFHGFPQSSTIFDGLPESGIAINQGSSLTYFYDLVEPGTFIYHCHVEATEHMQMGMLGNLYVEAAQSWEGYAPNAIPAGNQAECDAPGDQYPGVPCGYAYNDQDGSTAFDREYPLQLGSWDPDFHDASWGVQPLPFALMWDRYPVINGRGYPDTVVPGALAQQPIDPDDGVTDLNGPVNSQQVSSLIEANGVDGDRVLLRLSNLNVTEVHTLTSPSIPMEVVAIDAKELMADDGTKLHYWANSVTLGGGMTADVILHTAGVPAGEYYLYAADVQFLSNFTDPADLGGMMTKIVID is encoded by the coding sequence ATGGAAAGCAGAAGGCTCTACCGAAACCTGATGCTGGCGGTCGCCGCGGTCGTGCTCACGGTCGTCCCGGCCTCGGCCCAGGTCCACATCCAGTGCCCGTGCGATCGCAACGGCGACGGGGACTGCCTCGACATCGTCTCGACCGGCCCGCCATCGGGTCGCTACAACGAGCCCAACCTCGCAGCCTCGCTCGGGGTGGTGTGCAAGCACCTGACCGGCGGTGACGGCTTCGCGGTGATGGCCGACGGCGAGCCGAAGTACATGTTCGGCTTCGCCGACGTCACCGGCGTCCCGGCCGCCAACGTCATGCAGGATGGTCTGCTGGCCGCCGAGTGGCCGGCGCCGACCATCGCAGTCGACCAGGGCAAGAAGTTCTACCTGACCCTGTCGAACGTCGGCATGGTGATCCGGCCCGACCTCTTCGACCCGCACAGCGTCCACTTCCACGGCTTCCCGCAGTCGTCGACCATCTTCGACGGCCTGCCGGAGTCGGGCATCGCCATCAACCAGGGCTCGTCCCTGACCTACTTCTACGACCTGGTCGAGCCCGGCACCTTCATCTACCACTGCCACGTCGAGGCCACCGAGCACATGCAGATGGGCATGCTCGGCAACCTCTACGTGGAGGCCGCCCAGAGCTGGGAGGGCTATGCTCCGAACGCGATCCCGGCCGGCAACCAAGCCGAGTGCGACGCCCCCGGCGACCAGTACCCGGGCGTTCCCTGCGGCTACGCCTACAACGACCAGGACGGCTCGACCGCCTTCGACCGGGAGTACCCGCTCCAGCTCGGCAGCTGGGACCCCGACTTCCACGACGCGAGCTGGGGCGTCCAGCCGCTGCCCTTCGCCCTGATGTGGGACCGCTACCCGGTCATCAACGGCCGCGGCTACCCGGACACGGTCGTGCCCGGTGCGCTGGCCCAGCAGCCGATCGACCCCGACGACGGCGTCACCGACCTCAACGGTCCGGTGAACTCCCAGCAGGTGAGCTCGCTGATCGAGGCGAACGGGGTCGACGGCGACCGGGTGCTGCTGCGGCTTTCGAACCTCAACGTCACTGAGGTCCACACGTTGACGAGCCCGTCGATCCCGATGGAGGTCGTCGCCATCGACGCCAAGGAGCTGATGGCCGACGACGGCACCAAGCTCCACTACTGGGCGAACTCGGTGACCCTGGGCGGCGGCATGACGGCGGACGTCATTCTCCACACCGCCGGCGTTCCGGCCGGCGAGTACTACCTGTACGCCGCCGACGTGCAGTTCCTGAGCAACTTCACCGACCCCGCCGATCTCGGCGGCATGATGACGAAGATCGTCATCGACTAG